The following are encoded in a window of Bradyrhizobium guangdongense genomic DNA:
- a CDS encoding RNA polymerase sigma factor, protein MSYAADVWTPAEAEITTALPADGIVSVTPSVPLAPDSTPDAADVVYDEDSELLDKLALGDEAAFRMLVERHIDRAYAIALRIVGNAADAEDVVQDTMLKVWSHRGRWQHGRAKFSTWLYRVISNRCIDLRRKPRNENVETVPEVADGQPGAVEIIERNEMNHMLELAMQRLPEQQRIAVIFSYHENMSNGEIAQVMDTTVAAVESLLKRGRQQLRQLLRKHERDIRTAFTDC, encoded by the coding sequence ATGAGTTACGCGGCCGATGTCTGGACTCCCGCGGAGGCCGAGATCACGACGGCGCTACCGGCTGACGGGATCGTGTCCGTGACACCGTCGGTGCCGCTGGCGCCGGACAGCACGCCCGATGCTGCCGATGTGGTCTACGACGAGGACAGCGAGCTTCTGGACAAGCTTGCGCTCGGCGACGAAGCCGCTTTCCGCATGCTGGTCGAGCGTCACATCGATCGTGCCTACGCAATCGCGCTGCGCATCGTCGGCAATGCCGCGGATGCCGAGGACGTGGTGCAGGACACCATGCTCAAGGTCTGGAGCCATCGCGGCCGCTGGCAGCACGGCCGCGCCAAATTCTCGACCTGGCTCTATCGCGTCATCTCCAACCGCTGCATCGATCTGCGCCGCAAGCCGCGCAACGAGAATGTCGAGACGGTGCCTGAGGTTGCCGATGGCCAGCCCGGCGCCGTCGAGATCATCGAGCGCAACGAGATGAATCATATGCTCGAGCTCGCGATGCAGCGGCTGCCCGAGCAGCAACGCATCGCAGTGATCTTCTCTTACCACGAGAACATGAGCAACGGCGAGATCGCCCAGGTGATGGACACCACGGTGGCGGCGGTGGAGTCCCTGCTCAAACGTGGGCGCCAGCAGCTGCGTCAGCTGCTGCGCAAGCACGAGCGCGACATTCGCACCGCCTTTACCGATTGCTAA
- a CDS encoding flagellin, translating to MPAISTNTAANSAVRYLNINSAQESSALAKLSSGSRITSASDDAAGLAISTRISSDVTTLQQAATNSSQATAILQTADGGASNISDILARMKSLASESASGTTTDSSRAYINSEFSQLTSEIDSISTGTRYSSQSLLDGSSVFSSGVSVLVGSSGSDTITIKLASLTSSSLGVSSLDVSSLSDATSALSVLDTAIDTVSAARASIGAQESRFNFSSDSISTQTQNLQSANSAIKDVDIASEQATLSSAEVKTQAAVSAESAANQMPQYLLKLLG from the coding sequence ATGCCTGCAATCTCCACCAATACCGCGGCCAACTCCGCGGTCCGCTACCTCAACATCAATTCCGCGCAGGAGAGCAGCGCGCTCGCCAAGCTGTCGAGCGGCTCGCGCATCACCTCGGCCTCGGACGACGCGGCGGGCCTCGCGATCTCGACCCGCATCTCGTCGGACGTCACCACGCTGCAGCAGGCCGCAACCAACTCCTCGCAAGCGACCGCGATCCTGCAGACGGCCGACGGCGGCGCCTCCAACATCTCGGACATCCTGGCCCGCATGAAGTCGCTGGCTTCGGAGTCCGCGTCGGGCACCACGACCGACTCCAGCCGCGCCTACATCAACTCGGAATTCTCGCAGCTTACGAGCGAAATCGATTCGATCTCGACCGGCACGCGCTATTCCAGCCAGAGCCTGCTGGACGGCTCGAGCGTGTTCTCCTCGGGTGTCTCGGTGCTGGTCGGCTCCTCCGGCTCCGACACGATCACGATCAAGCTCGCCAGCCTGACGTCGTCTTCGCTCGGCGTGTCCTCGCTCGACGTCAGCTCGCTGTCCGACGCGACCTCGGCGCTCAGTGTGCTGGACACCGCGATCGATACGGTTTCCGCCGCCCGCGCCAGCATCGGCGCGCAGGAATCGCGGTTCAACTTCTCGTCCGATTCGATCTCGACCCAGACCCAGAACCTGCAATCGGCGAATTCGGCGATCAAGGACGTCGATATCGCGTCGGAGCAGGCCACGCTGTCCTCGGCCGAGGTGAAGACCCAGGCTGCGGTCTCGGCCGAATCCGCGGCGAACCAGATGCCGCAATATCTGCTCAAGCTGCTCGGCTAA
- the fliD gene encoding flagellar filament capping protein FliD produces the protein MTTTGTTTSSSVDWSALITAAVNAKLTQATTISTTITNNEAKISAYQTLQTDLSTLSSGLSSLATAVVNSLATNVFATRSATISSTGDVSASSALSMSVSNGAATGDHTLTISQVATAQKVVGTSQSSQTSALGYSGTFSLGLGSGSTADITVTSTMSLQDVVDAINAQTSTTNVQASIVQVSSGSYEMVLSGTEDAADISYSSTSGDDILNKLGVTDSTGAFADVLQTSQAAKFSLDGISMTRDTNDITDVLTGVTFNLLQATPRGASLSISIEPDTSQISTAVQNLVTNYNTFRDAVIAQQATASDGTADTSAVLFGDGTMRDIMDSLQNALNSTVGGLTMADLGLSFNEKNELELDTSTLSNVLSTNLSGVTTLLSAQTKTSSSQLSVVNTGTSPQSFTLDLTVDSSGNLTSASVGGDSSLFTVSGTTIIGTAGTAYAGMAFSYSGSTSQSITVTSTSGIATQLYQLSKSYSSSSGSLQTLITNLTDRDTELQQKVDDIDSAASAYQSQLQTQYANYQAAITSANNTLTYLKALLNSSSSG, from the coding sequence GTGACCACGACCGGCACCACGACGTCGTCCAGCGTCGATTGGAGCGCGCTGATCACCGCAGCGGTGAACGCCAAGCTCACCCAGGCGACGACGATCTCGACCACCATTACCAACAACGAGGCCAAGATCTCGGCCTACCAGACGCTCCAGACGGACCTCTCGACGCTGTCGAGCGGACTATCCTCGCTCGCGACGGCTGTCGTCAATTCGCTCGCCACAAACGTCTTCGCCACGCGCTCGGCGACCATCAGCTCGACCGGCGACGTCAGCGCGTCCTCCGCGCTCTCGATGTCAGTCAGCAACGGCGCGGCGACCGGCGACCACACGCTGACGATCAGCCAGGTCGCGACGGCGCAGAAGGTGGTCGGAACCTCGCAGTCGAGCCAGACCAGCGCGCTCGGCTATTCCGGCACGTTCTCGCTGGGTCTCGGCAGCGGCAGCACCGCAGATATCACGGTCACAAGCACGATGTCGCTTCAGGACGTTGTCGACGCCATCAATGCCCAGACCTCGACCACGAACGTGCAGGCCTCGATCGTCCAGGTGTCGAGCGGGTCGTACGAGATGGTGCTGTCGGGCACCGAGGATGCCGCCGACATCAGCTATTCCAGCACATCAGGCGACGACATCCTGAACAAGCTGGGCGTGACCGACAGCACCGGTGCGTTCGCCGACGTGCTGCAGACATCGCAGGCGGCGAAATTCTCACTCGATGGCATCTCGATGACGCGGGATACCAATGACATCACCGACGTGTTGACCGGCGTGACCTTCAACCTGCTGCAGGCAACGCCCAGAGGAGCATCGCTCAGCATCAGCATCGAGCCAGACACCAGCCAGATCTCGACGGCGGTGCAGAACCTCGTCACCAACTACAACACGTTCCGCGACGCGGTGATCGCGCAACAGGCGACGGCCTCGGACGGCACGGCGGATACGAGCGCGGTGCTGTTCGGCGACGGCACCATGCGCGATATCATGGATTCGCTCCAGAACGCGCTCAACAGCACCGTGGGCGGGCTCACCATGGCCGACCTCGGTCTGTCCTTCAACGAGAAGAACGAGCTCGAGCTCGACACCTCGACGCTGTCAAACGTTCTCAGCACCAATCTGAGCGGCGTCACCACGCTGTTGTCGGCGCAGACCAAGACCTCGTCGAGCCAGCTCAGCGTCGTCAACACCGGCACCTCTCCACAATCCTTCACGCTGGACTTGACAGTGGATTCGTCCGGGAATCTCACCTCCGCCTCGGTCGGGGGCGATTCCTCTCTGTTTACGGTCAGCGGCACCACGATCATCGGTACCGCCGGAACGGCCTATGCCGGCATGGCCTTCAGCTATTCGGGATCGACGTCGCAATCGATCACCGTGACTTCGACATCAGGCATCGCCACGCAGCTCTATCAGCTGTCCAAGAGCTATTCGTCGAGTTCCGGCTCGCTGCAGACGCTGATTACGAACCTGACCGATCGCGACACCGAGCTTCAGCAGAAGGTCGACGACATCGACAGCGCGGCGTCCGCCTACCAGTCGCAGCTCCAGACCCAATACGCGAATTACCAGGCCGCGATCACGAGCGCGAACAACACGCTCACCTATCTCAAGGCCCTGCTTAACTCCAGCTCGAGTGGTTGA
- the fliS gene encoding flagellar export chaperone FliS has protein sequence MMHNPMAYMANQAYRGAATSVPPLKAVSMLLGGAITFLQKSLAAQEARRFEEGHEYLLKATAILRGLSHNLDFTRGGAVAERLFQTYNSVIVASHRAFGRPHVRESFRRIIAALTELREAWEYVDATVRAGKPAPADSARMG, from the coding sequence ATGATGCATAATCCGATGGCGTACATGGCCAATCAGGCCTATCGGGGCGCGGCTACCAGCGTGCCGCCGCTGAAGGCGGTCTCGATGCTGCTCGGCGGCGCGATCACCTTCCTCCAGAAATCGCTGGCGGCGCAGGAAGCGCGGCGCTTCGAGGAGGGGCACGAATATCTGCTGAAGGCGACCGCGATCCTGCGCGGGCTCAGCCACAATCTCGACTTCACCAGGGGCGGGGCGGTCGCCGAGAGGCTGTTCCAGACCTACAACAGCGTGATCGTGGCGAGCCACAGGGCGTTCGGACGGCCGCACGTCCGCGAGAGTTTTCGGCGGATCATTGCGGCTCTCACCGAGCTGCGGGAGGCCTGGGAGTATGTGGACGCAACAGTGCGGGCCGGCAAGCCCGCGCCGGCTGATTCGGCCCGCATGGGCTGA
- a CDS encoding flagellar hook assembly protein FlgD, with protein MTVSAVSSATTASTATSSSSSTSSSSTLTSSDFLSLLVSELQNQDPLNATSTTDLVNQLTSYANFSSQQSINSSLTSLASSFSSLVTLNSVNYIGHTVEAKTDTSTLSNGSATFGYSLSSAASDVSITVKDSSGNTVYTGAGTGNSGSNTFTWDGKNSSGTQLADGGQYTISVTATDSAGNSVLNYTTVTGTVTGIDTSTSTPSLTVNGVSVSASNIIGVTS; from the coding sequence ATGACAGTTTCCGCAGTGAGTTCTGCAACGACCGCGAGCACGGCGACGTCGTCATCGTCGAGCACCTCCTCCAGCTCAACGCTGACGTCCAGCGATTTCCTGAGCCTGCTCGTCAGCGAGCTCCAGAACCAGGATCCGCTGAATGCGACATCGACGACCGACCTCGTCAATCAGCTCACCTCCTACGCCAATTTCAGCTCCCAGCAGTCGATCAACTCCAGTCTGACCTCGCTCGCGAGCTCGTTCTCGAGCCTCGTGACGCTGAACTCGGTCAACTATATCGGCCACACCGTCGAGGCGAAGACCGACACCTCGACCTTGAGCAACGGCTCGGCGACGTTCGGCTACTCGCTGTCATCGGCGGCCTCCGACGTTTCGATCACCGTCAAGGATTCTTCGGGCAACACGGTCTACACCGGCGCCGGGACCGGCAATTCCGGTTCCAACACCTTCACCTGGGACGGCAAGAATTCCAGTGGCACCCAGCTCGCTGACGGCGGCCAGTACACGATCTCGGTCACCGCGACGGACAGCGCCGGCAACTCGGTCCTCAATTACACGACTGTCACCGGTACCGTGACCGGCATCGACACCTCGACGTCCACGCCCTCGCTCACGGTGAACGGCGTCTCCGTCAGCGCTTCCAACATCATCGGCGTCACGTCCTGA